A region of the Helicobacter pylori NQ4053 genome:
GAAAAAATGATCGCTTTGTTTGATGCGAGAAAATTCAGCCCCTAAAAACGCGTCAAAAGGGCTTTTCAATTCCCATGCCAAAAATTCATTAACCCACTCATTAAGATAGACGACCTCAACGCCTTTTCCATAAACAAGCTGGTATTTTTTCAATTTTTCATTGACGGAGTTGGTGATTTCAGGGTTGTTGTCTAAAACTTCTTTAGCATGCAAAATATTCAAATACGCATCTTCTTCGCAAAAAATGAGCGAAACGCCATTGGCTTTGGCTAGAGCCAGATTATACGCAGAGGCCGTGAGGAAATCATGCGTGCTGATAATCTTCCCATAATAGCCCCCATCATAACAAAAAGGCAGATCAATGACTTTCTGCCCCATTTTTTCCAAATAAAGCTTAGCGCTTTTTAGAAGCACTTGGGCGTTTAAATGCTTCGCATAAGCGTTAAAGAGCGCGCAAGTTTTAGGGGGGTTGGGCGTTTTAGGGGGGTTAGAGTTGTATTGAAAAAGGCTTAAAAGGTTTTTAGAAAAATCTTTCCATGGCTTGATTTTAGAATTAGTGAGCATTTCTTGCAATTCATAGATTTCATGGTCAATGTTGTCATCGTTTTTATAGAGATAATGCGCCACGCTTAAGAAATTCATCACGCCGCTTTCAGGCTGAGAAATCATCTCTAATAACCGGTTGCGCTCTGTGGGGTAGCGCTTCATCAGCCATTTAACATACAAGAAAAAGCCATCGCCCAGATATTTAGGGTTCGTTTGGGGGTTGATAAAATTGATTTGGATAAACTTTTCTAATTCTTCTTTTTCGCCTTTGGTGATGTAGGGGACTTGTTTGAAAAAGTCTTCATAATTTTTTAAAACTTCCTTTTCATCAATCATTAAATCTTTTAAAGCGTATCGTTTGGATAGGGGATCTAGCACCCATTCTTTAGAAAAAAACGCCACCAAATCGCTCACTTTAGCGTCTTCAAACACCGCAATCTGGTTGATTTTAAGTGCGATGTTTTCATTATAGCTCACGCCTTTGAGTTGTTTTAAAAGATCCAAAAGGTATTGATCTTCTTGGTATTCTAAAAAATAAGACTCATAAGCTGGATTGTAATCTTTGTTGGTTTCAAAACGAAAGACTTTTACATGCAATTTCAAAACGCTCATTAATCAATCCTTTAGTTTTTGTGTAGATTTTCTAAAATCGCGCGGTTTTTGGAATTGGAAAAAAGAGCCTCTTTAGAATCTAACCATTCTTTAGACTCTCGTTCGTCTTTTTTTGGCTCTTGTGTGATTGGCTCTTCTTTTTGGAACAATTCAAGCGAATCGCAACGATTGAATAAAACGGCATTTTCATTTTTTTCTTTGATAAGGATTTGAATGATGCCAGGAAGTTTTACTTGAACCACGCTGCCAATATTGTTAGGGCCAAACCCGGCTTCAAACTGCACGCTTTGTGTGTCAATCATCAAGCTTTCTAAGGTGTATCCGGCTAAAACAAACAGCACTAACGCGCCGAATTTTTCATGGATTTCTTTAGGGAGCTTGGGGGAAAAATCAATCGTATCCCTTTCGCACAAAAGGTTGAAACTCAAATGGTTTTTGGACAGAAATTGCAAGTATTCAATGCAATGCTTGTTGTTTAAAAGCCTTAATTCTCTTTGCATGCGAGCAACCTTTCAAATTCTTCTAACAAATGACGCACCTCTTGCATGCCAATTTCCCAAAATTCCTTGCTATCAATGTCAAAGCCAAACATGGACACTAATTCTTTAGGGCTTTTTGACCCTCCTAAGCTCAAAAATTCCGTGTAAGTTTTAACAAATTCTTTAGCGTCGCTTTTTTTATAAAGCCCATAAAGCGCTAAAGTTAAAAGCTGCCCATAACTATAAGCGTAGCAATAAAAAGGCGAATGGATAAAATGGGGGATATAGCTCCACCACAAATGGTAGTTTTTAGTGAGTTTCACGCTCTTTTCAAACATTCTTTGATTTTCTTCAAACCAGATTCGATCAAAATCTTTGGTGTCTAATTCTTCATCCATTTCATGGATTCTTCTTTCAAAATTAGTCATCACCACTTGCCTAAAAAGGGTAGAAAAAATATCTTCTAATTTGCCGGCCAGCATGAAAAGGAGTTCATCAGATTTTAAACCCTTTTTTAAATGCTCAAAAAACAGCATTTCAGAAAAGACAGAAGCGGTTTCTGCGGTGGTTAGGGGCGTATCCATGTTCAATACGCCTTGTTTTTTGGATAATTCTTGGTGGATCATATGCCCAAATTCATGAGCGATAGTGAAAGCGTCTCGGCGATTCCCTGTGTAGTTTAACAACACATAAGGGTGAGCGCTAGGCACCCCGCCATGGCTAAAAGCCCCGCCTTGCTTAAAATCTTTAGGGTGTGAATCCACCCAGCCTTCTTTGATTGCTTTAGAAGCGATTTTATGAAATTCAGGGCTAAAGGCTTTAAGGGTTTTAAGCACTTCTTCTAAAGCTTGAGAGTAAGTCATGGTGATGCTTTCATTGTTTAAAGGGGCGTAGCGGTCGTAATCTTTGAGTTTATGCCCTAAAATTTGTGCTTTTTTATGGTAGTAACGATGCACTAAAGAAAAATTAGCGTTCACAATCTCTATCATGCTATCCACGCTCTCTTGCGAGATCTGGTTGTCAATGTGGCGGAAACTCTCTTTTTTATCGTATTTTCTTAGCCTAGTTTCAATGAGCAAATCCTTACGCACCATGTTTAAAATATAAGTGAGTAAAGGGCGGGATTTTTCTAACGCTTTGCTGAAAGCTTTTTGAGATTTTTTACGGATCTTGCGTTTGGGGTTGTGCAAGAGGGCTAAAATTTCTTCTTCGCTTAAAGTTTTTTCTTCAAAAGGGATTTTTAAAGAAGAAAAATGCTCATCAAAAAGACGGCTAAACGCACCCACCCCCACAGGCGAAAGGGCTAGGGCGATCTTTTCTTCATCTAAATTTAGGGTGTGCTTTTTCTTTTCTATGAGATTGTTTAGATAAAAAGCATGATCTTTGCATTTTTTAATGAAAGCGAGCTGTTTTTTGGCGTCCAAATTCTTAAATTCAATTTCAAAGAATAAAAGGTGTTGTTGGATATTTGCACAAGCCATTTCGCACTGCGAATAAAACTTCGCTTCTTTAGTGTTCTTAGCAAAGAGTAATTGAGCGTAAGTCATCGCTCTAGAAATCTTTTCTAACAAATTTTCGTAATGTTTAAGAGCGTTTGCAAATCCTGTGGCGTCTAAATCCTTAAGGTTATTTTGATAAGCGCTCTCAAATTCTTGTGCTTCTGTTTGTAAGGTTTTTAAAAATTCTTCTGTGCTTTCTTTATTTTCAAATAAAGCGCTTAAATCCCATTCTTGCTCTTTCATGAAATCCTCTTTTTATACCAATTTGGAGTTAAAATATGCATGTATTTTAACATAACACTGACAACACAAGCAAACTTATCATTTGGTTTTTGCGCCATTATTTTTTAGCCGGCTCATTTTCTTGGCTCTTTTGGTGCAAAATAAATTGAGCGATAGATTCTAGGTATTTTAAAATAAAAGGGGTTGCTAACATGGAAAAGACCACCATAAGGATAAGGAATTGGTGGATGTCATTTTGAGCGATACTTAAGATATTTTTTTGGTGTAAAAAACCAAGAATCCCTTTTTTTTCTTGCAAATTAAAGAGCTGGTGCGAGCCTGAATTTAAAAAAATGACAAAAGAAAACTCCCCGATTTGCGCCAAAGAAAGGGCGGTTTTTATGGCAGTTTTAGAGTCTCTAAAAAAACGCAAAAGCGCATAAATGATAGCCGTCTTAAAACCCATCACTAAAATGAGCGAGAAAATGACTGCAAAGATCTTGTCTATAAAAAAACTAATATTGATTTGCATCCCTATCGTAATGAAAAAAAGGGCTAAGAAGAGGTTTTTTAATTGTGCGAATTCTTCTTGGACATTGATCTTATAGCGCGATTTAGAAATGGCCATACCCACAATGAACGCCCCCAAAGACATAGAAAACCCAAAAAAATGGCTCAACCCCGCCGCGCTGCAAACAATCACTAAAATCGTGCCTATAAAAATTTCAGGCAGGCGCGTGTCTTTTG
Encoded here:
- a CDS encoding DUF5644 domain-containing protein, whose product is MSVLKLHVKVFRFETNKDYNPAYESYFLEYQEDQYLLDLLKQLKGVSYNENIALKINQIAVFEDAKVSDLVAFFSKEWVLDPLSKRYALKDLMIDEKEVLKNYEDFFKQVPYITKGEKEELEKFIQINFINPQTNPKYLGDGFFLYVKWLMKRYPTERNRLLEMISQPESGVMNFLSVAHYLYKNDDNIDHEIYELQEMLTNSKIKPWKDFSKNLLSLFQYNSNPPKTPNPPKTCALFNAYAKHLNAQVLLKSAKLYLEKMGQKVIDLPFCYDGGYYGKIISTHDFLTASAYNLALAKANGVSLIFCEEDAYLNILHAKEVLDNNPEITNSVNEKLKKYQLVYGKGVEVVYLNEWVNEFLAWELKSPFDAFLGAEFSRIKQSDHFFNKIHLKAPHFLESFQNYAPLLEVNEASGLLQCAHLRYLGIDLGADFLITHSLGLFHAFENLSLKASKVYKRDNDNTPTLFLPQIALMAMGEKDKKALGLDTHYHKVTFI
- a CDS encoding M3 family oligoendopeptidase, whose amino-acid sequence is MKEQEWDLSALFENKESTEEFLKTLQTEAQEFESAYQNNLKDLDATGFANALKHYENLLEKISRAMTYAQLLFAKNTKEAKFYSQCEMACANIQQHLLFFEIEFKNLDAKKQLAFIKKCKDHAFYLNNLIEKKKHTLNLDEEKIALALSPVGVGAFSRLFDEHFSSLKIPFEEKTLSEEEILALLHNPKRKIRKKSQKAFSKALEKSRPLLTYILNMVRKDLLIETRLRKYDKKESFRHIDNQISQESVDSMIEIVNANFSLVHRYYHKKAQILGHKLKDYDRYAPLNNESITMTYSQALEEVLKTLKAFSPEFHKIASKAIKEGWVDSHPKDFKQGGAFSHGGVPSAHPYVLLNYTGNRRDAFTIAHEFGHMIHQELSKKQGVLNMDTPLTTAETASVFSEMLFFEHLKKGLKSDELLFMLAGKLEDIFSTLFRQVVMTNFERRIHEMDEELDTKDFDRIWFEENQRMFEKSVKLTKNYHLWWSYIPHFIHSPFYCYAYSYGQLLTLALYGLYKKSDAKEFVKTYTEFLSLGGSKSPKELVSMFGFDIDSKEFWEIGMQEVRHLLEEFERLLACKEN
- a CDS encoding cation:proton antiporter encodes the protein MENSTLYIVIAGLWLAVGFGIFLKKLDMPVIIGYICTGTVLAAFFKINDFNLLSDIGEFGIVFLMFMIGIEFNFDKLKSIKQEVLVFGLLQVVLCALIAFLLGYFVLGLSPIFSLVLGMGLSLSSTAIVLKFFEDSKQLSTPMGKSAVGILIFQDIAAIPMLLILTILGSKDSNVNLLILKTLISAGIILVLLLLPGKKGANLILEQAKDTRLPEIFIGTILVIVCSAAGLSHFFGFSMSLGAFIVGMAISKSRYKINVQEEFAQLKNLFLALFFITIGMQINISFFIDKIFAVIFSLILVMGFKTAIIYALLRFFRDSKTAIKTALSLAQIGEFSFVIFLNSGSHQLFNLQEKKGILGFLHQKNILSIAQNDIHQFLILMVVFSMLATPFILKYLESIAQFILHQKSQENEPAKK